One genomic segment of Gossypium arboreum isolate Shixiya-1 chromosome 3, ASM2569848v2, whole genome shotgun sequence includes these proteins:
- the LOC108477676 gene encoding uncharacterized protein LOC108477676 → MLQSIPTYALSIFLALKGVIEDLHYKLRRTWWSGKDRGKYWSMLPWKNLCQPKGMRGIVPSSKYFPDGNFFKAKHKDKASFTWSSIAGVAEKLKNGFGWQIGNGNYINIRVDNWGMEDLNGGNLDSNMINPKFNNVTDLWVENERKWDIDKVYLMVFAWRVDHELLPMNVKISSIRNGFNQGCPRCGATNETLLHAFRGCPISREVLSIGGWDMSVMMKQYDRCVDWLENMMRILDKRAMADLITTLWNYWNSRNNFIFKDKKDKAQAVEDRASNLGEEFRIYNLLNAPMFSQNEVIKK, encoded by the exons ATGTTACAATCTATCCCAACATACGCGTTGTCTATATTCTTGGCTCTTAAGGGTGTGATCGAGGATCttcattataagttaagaagaactTGGTGGTCTGGAAAGGATAGAGGAAAATACTGGTCGATGCTCCCTTGGAAGAATTTGTGTCAGCCAAAAGGGATGAGGGGTATTG TTCCGTCATCCAAGTACTTCCCTGATGGTAATTTTTTTAAAGCCAAACATAAGGATAAAGCTTCGTTCACTTGGTCGAGTATAGCAGGTGTTGCAGAGAAGTTGAAAAATGGGTTCGGCTGGCAAATTGGCAATggtaattatattaatattaggGTTGATAACTGGGGTATGGAAGACTTAAATGGTGGCAATCTTGATTCTAATATGATTAACCCTAAATTCAACAATGTTACAGATCTTTGGGTGGAGAATGAAAGAAAATGGGATATAGATAAAGTTTATTTGAT GGTGTTTGCTTGGAGAGTTGATCACGAGCTTCTTCCCATGAATGTCAAAATTTCTTCCATCAGAAATGGCTTTAACCAAGGTTGCCCTAGATGTGGAGCCACGAATGAAACCCTCTTGCATGCTTTTAGAGGCTGTCCCATTTCTCGTGAAGTTCTGTCCATAGGTGGGTGGGATATGAGTGTAATGATGAAGCAATACGATAGATGTGTAGATTGGCTTGAGAATATGATGAGAATCCTGGACAAAAGAGCTATGGCCGATTTGATAACCACTTTATGGAACTACTGGAATAGCAGGAACAATTTCATCTTTAAAGATAAAAAAGACAAAGCACAGGCTGTTGAGGATAGGGCTAGCAACCTTGGCGAAGAGTTTCGAATCTATAATTTGTTGAATGCCCCTATGTTTTCCCAAAACGAAGTTATTAAGAAATGA
- the LOC108478874 gene encoding vascular-related unknown protein 1-like, whose protein sequence is MEEKSITSTLRKCLGSKGTRSKEFSDGESGWTAYFEDLSNQPKTYSSTFSCGSSLISDAATASKISHHNHHASASSSSPKPPNILSFKQTRTTEMCEDHSLEDTASSPVNSPKGSNSKSQDMNPRKGEEDQIHSCPGEGNYWFRNISRDSD, encoded by the exons ATGGAGGAGAAGTCTATTACTTCAACTCTACGTAAATGTTTAGGTTCCAAAGGAACAAGAAGCAAGGAGTTCTCAGATGGAGAAAGTGGGTGGACTGCCTACTTTGAagatttatcaaatcaacccaaaactTACTCTTCTACTTTCAGTTGTGGCTCTTCCTTGATCTCTGATGCCGCTACTGCATCCAAAATCTCCCACCATAACCACCATGCTTCCGCCTCTTCTTCTTCGCCCAAACCTCCCAACATATTAAGTTTCAAGCAAACAAGAACCACAGAAATGTGTGAGGATCATTCTTTGGAGGATACTGCTAGTTCTCCTGTCAATAGTCCCAAG GGTAGTAACTCCAAATCACAAGATATGAATCCTAGGAAAGGAGAAGAAGATCAAATTCATAGTTGCCCTG GTGAAGGAAATTACTGGTTCAGAAATATATCCAGAGATTCagattga